In a genomic window of Drosophila takahashii strain IR98-3 E-12201 chromosome 3L, DtakHiC1v2, whole genome shotgun sequence:
- the LOC108068880 gene encoding uncharacterized protein, which translates to MKFFVIAFAVIAAASAASIATDYLPPVDNNLEEASEAIAVETPLADDGYRYKTVRRLKLRHRRYVSELPSGEYLPPAEEAASEVVGVETPLADDGYRYKTVRRVIRRRRDVNELSAEYLPPVEEAASEAVAVETPLADDGYRYKTVRRVIRRRRDVNELPSGEYLPPAEEAASEVVETPLAADGYRYKTVRRVIRRRRDVNELPSGEYLPPAEEASEVVAVETPLADDGYRYKTVRRVIRRRRDVSELSPEYLPPVEEAASEVVETPLADDGYRYKTVRRVIRRRRDVNELPSAEYLPPVQEASEAIAVETPLADDGYRYKTVRRLKLRHRRDVNELSAEYLPPVQEEASEAVAVETPLADDGYHYKTVRRVIRRRRDVNELPSAEYLPPAEESVAASAIIDVPAEQTVLAADGYRYKTVRRLKLRRH; encoded by the exons ATG AAATTCTTTGTCATTGCCTTTGCTGTGATCGCAGCTGCCTCGGCGGCCTCCATTGCCACGGATTACCTGCCGCCGGTGGACAACAACCTGGAAGAAGCTTCCGAGGCCATCGCCGTGGAGACTCCTCTGGCCGATGATGGTTACCGCTACAAGACCGTGCGTCGCCTCAAGCTGCGCCACCGTCGTTATGTCAGTGAGCTGCCCTCTGGAGAGTATCTGCCCCCAGCTGAGGAGGCCGCCTCTGAGGTTGTTGGTGTAGAGACTCCCCTGGCTGATGATGGTTACCGTTACAAGACCGTCCGTCGTGTGATCCGTCGTCGTCGTGATGTTAACGAGCTTTCTGCTGAGTACCTGCCCCCTGTTGAGGAAGCCGCCTCTGAGGCTGTGGCTGTTGAGACTCCCCTGGCTGATGATGGCTACCGTTACAAGACCGTTCGCCGTGTGATCCGTCGTCGTCGTGACGTCAACGAGCTGCCCTCCGGTGAATACCTGCCCCCAGCTGAGGAGGCCGCCTCCGAGGTTGTGGAGACTCCCCTGGCTGCCGATGGTTACCGCTACAAGACCGTTCGCCGTGTGATCCGTCGTCGTCGTGATGTGAACGAGCTGCCTTCTGGAGAATACCTGCCCCCAGCTGAGGAGGCTTCCGAGGTTGTTGCCGTCGAGACTCCCCTGGCCGATGATGGATACCGCTACAAGACTGTCCGCCGTGTGATCCGTCGTCGTCGTGATGTCAGCGAGCTGTCCCCCGAATACCTGCCCCCTGTTGAGGAAGCCGCCTCCGAGGTTGTGGAGACCCCTCTTGCTGATGATGGATACCGTTACAAGACCGTCCGCCGAGTGATCCGTCGCCGTCGTGATGTGAATGAGCTGCCCTCCGCTGAATACCTGCCCCCAGTTCAGGAGGCTTCCGAGGCCATCGCTGTGGAGACTCCCCTGGCCGATGATGGTTACCGTTACAAGACCGTCCGTCGCCTGAAGCTGCGTCACCGTCGTGATGTGAACGAGCTGTCCGCCGAGTACCTGCCCCCCGTTCAGGAGGAGGCTTCCGAGGCTGTTGCCGTGGAGACTCCCCTGGCTGATGATGGCTACCATTACAAGACCGTCCGTCGTGTGATCCGTCGCCGTCGTGATGTCAATGAGCTGCCCTCCGCCGAGTACCTGCCCCCCGCAGAGGAGTCCGTCGCCGCCTCCGCCATCATCGATGTGCCCGCCGAGCAGACCGTCCTGGCCGCCGATGGCTACCGCTACAAGACCGTCCGTCGTCTGAAGCTCCGTCGCCACTAA
- the hoka gene encoding uncharacterized protein hoka encodes MKLAKKCSTYLVICLVLLACFLQETEATRRVNRGRRTLTRRYFSGLAIPGWALIVCVALAELLVGGALYFILKKVILDKEPEDTATSYTPAQGHTTAATTYTPAQTHETGATTYTPAINHETANVTPTPTHATAIA; translated from the exons ATGAAGTTGGCTAAGAAGTGCTCCACCTACTTGGTGATATGCTTGG ttctGCTGGCTTGCTTTTTGCAGGAAACGGAGGCCACGCGACGTGTGAACCGCGGTCGTCGCACCCTCACCCGCCGATACTTCA GTGGTCTTGCCATTCCCGGCTGGGCTCTGATCGTTTGTGTGGCCCTGGCTGAACTGCTGGTTGGCGGAGCCTTGTACTTCATCCTGAAAAAGGTGATTCTGGACAAGGAACCCGAGGACACGGCCACCTCTTACACTCCTGCCCAAGGACATACGACGGCCGCCACTACTTATACTCCTGCGCAGACCCATGAGACGGGAGCCACAACCTATACTCCCGCCATTAATCATGAGACGGCTAATGTGACTCCCACGCCCACTCATGCCACTGCCATCGCTTAA